Part of the Planctomycetota bacterium genome is shown below.
CGGTACGTCACCGGAGGCGAGGTGGTCCTCTGGACGAGCGCCGATGAGGGCCGGACGTGGACCAAGGTCCGGGCGCTGACCGCGCGCAGCGCGCGCAACCACGCCTATCCGCGCCGGCCCCTCAACGCCCACCCGGAGTTCTACGCGCTCTGGGCGGACGGCGACGCCCTGCGTCCCTCGGAGTCGTTCCTGTACTTCGCCGACCGGGAGGGAGCGCGCGTGCGCCGCCTTCCGCCCCTCATGGACTCAGAAACCGCGGTCCCCGAAACCCTCTGGTAGGACACTCGCATGCTTCACGCCCTCGGAATGGCGCTCGCCGCTCTGGTGCCGCAGGACGTTCCCCGCCCCGAAGCGCTCGATGCGCGGCTCGAAGTCCGCCTCGTCGCCGCGGAACCGGACCTCGTCACCCCCACCTCGCTCGACGTGGACGCCCGCGGCCGGATCTGGGTGATCGAATCCAACACCCACTTTCCCCCCAAGAACTACAAGGGCCACCCGACCGACCGCATCCTCGTCTTCGACGATTTCGGCCCCGACGGACGCGCCCGGCGCCGTTCCACCTTCGCCGACGGCTTCCGCTACGGCATGAGCCTCATGCTCCGGCCCGACGGAGACGTCTTCTTCGCCACCCGCTGGGAAATCCTCTCCCTGCGCGACCGGGACGGCGACGGCGCGGCCGACGAGCGGCGCGTGCTCGTGCGCCTGGACACGAAGGGCGATTACCCGCACAACGGTCTCTGCGGCTTCGCCCTCGACCCCGAAGGACGCCTCATTTTCGGCCTCGGCGAGAATCTCGGGGTTCCCTACACCCTCGTCGGAAGCGACGGCAAGGAACTCACCGGCGGCGGCGAGGGGGGCAACGTCTACCGATGCCGGACGGACGGTTCGGACCTCGAACGCCTGGCCACGGGCTTCTGGAATCCGTTCCACATGACGGTGGACGCCTTCGGGCGCCTCTTCGTCGTCGATAACGATCCCGACTCGCGCCCGCCGTGCCGGCTTCTCTACGTCGTGCCGGGCGCGGACTTCGGCTACCGCTTCCGGAACGGCCGGCGGGGACTGCACCCCTTCACGTCCTGGAACGGAGAGCTGCCCGGCACGCTCCCCATGGTGGCCGGCACGGGAGAGGCGCCTTCCGGCATCGTGGCCTACGAGGCGGAGGCGTTCCCGGACGACTACCGGGGCGCGCTTCTGGTGACCTCCTGGGGGGACCACGCTCTGGAGCGGTATCGTCCGGAACCCCGAGGCGCGTCCTTCTCCGCGCGGACGGAGCCCTTCGTGCGGGGGGGCGAGAATTTCCGTCCCGTGGGGATCGCCGTCGCCCCGGACGGGTCGCTCGTCGTCAGCGACTGGGTGGACAAGTCCTACACCCTCCACGGCAAGGGCCGGATCTGGCGGATCCGGTCCCGCGAGCCTCGCCCGCCGGGGCTTCCCGCCGGCGACGCCCGCGGGCGCATCCGCGCCGTCCGCGCCGCGCCCGATCCGGCGCCTTTCCTCGAAGATGCGGACGAGCGCGTCCGCGCCGAGGCGGTTCGGCGCCTGAAGGGCGCGGAAGACCGGCTGCGGGAGGCGGCGCTCCGCGATCCGTCCAAGCACGTCCGGATGCACGCCGTCCTGGGACTTCGCCGGCCGGAGTCGGCCCGCGCGGTGGCGCCGCTTCTGGCGGACGAAGATCCGTACCTCTCGGCGGCCGCCGTCGAGGCGCTCTCGAGGCTCGCCGCGCCGGACCTTCTGCGGGAACTCGCCGCAGACCGCGATCCCAAGATGCGTCTGGGCGCGCTTCTGTCGATGCGCCGGCGGGGCGGCCCCGAATTCCGGGCCCCGGATCCGAAGTTCCTGGAAGATCCCGATCCGGCCGTGCGGCGCGCGGCCGTTCAGTGGGTCGGGGAGGAGGGACTCACCGAATTGCGCGAGGCCATCGCCGCGGCCGCCGCCCGGCCGCCCGTCACGAGGGACCTCTTCGAGGCGTTCCTCGCCGCGGTCGGATTCCTGGACGCCCGCGAACGGGCCGCGGCCGATCAGGCGGGTCCGGAATTCTACCTCCTCAAGGTGCTCGACGCCCCCCGGCAGGCGCCGGAACTGCGCGCGCTCGCGCTGCGCCTCCTGCGTCCCGACCACCCCCGATTGGCGACCGATCGTCTCAAGGACTTTCTGCGCGCGGACGCTCCCATCCTGCGGCTCGAAGCGGTGCGGATTCTGGCCGGTCGCGCCGATCCGGAGTCCCAGAAGCTGCTTCGGACCGTGGCCGGGGATCCGTCCCGCTCCGAGGAGGAACGGCGGCAGGCGATCGCGGGACTGGCGGCCGCGGCCGCCCCGGGACCCGAGGCGCGCGATCTTCTTTTGTCGCTCCTCGACGATCCCCGCTTCGAGGAGGACGCCCTCGCGACGCTGGCGGCCTGGGCGTCGGATCCCCCGGTGCGGGCGGCGTTCGAACGGCTCGCGGCCCGCGGGCGTCATGCGGAGAAGATCGCGCTCGCGCTCGGTCGGGAGTTCCCGGAGCGTCCCCGAACGCTCGAGGAATGGCGCCGGGCCGCCTCCGGAAGCGGCGATCCCGCCCGCGGAGAGCGGGTCTTCTTTCATCCCAAGGGGCCGCAGTGCGCCCGCTGCCACCAGGTCAACGGCCGCGGCGGCATCGTCGGCCCGGATCTCTCGATCGTCGGAAGCGCCCTGACGCGGGAGCGCCTCCTGGACTCCATCCTCGAACCCTCCAAGGAAGTGGCCCCCATGTTCGTCCTTTGGCGCGTGCTGACCCGGGACGGAAGGGTTCTCGACGGGCGCCTTCTGCAGGAGGACCCGTCCGGGACGCTCGTTCTCATCGACGCCCAGGGCCGGACGACCTCGATCCGGGCCTCCGAGATCGAGGAGCGCCGGCCGTCGCAGCTGTCGATCATGCCCGAGAACCTTCAGGCCGCGATGACGCGGCAGGAGCTTCGGGACCTCCTGGCGTTCCTGGAGAGCCTCAAGTGAAAGCGGCGCTTTCGGCGGTTTGGGTTCTGGCGGGATGCGCGTCGGGGATCACGATCTCTTCGGATTTCGAAGGCGGAAGCCTCGGGCCCGTCGAGAGGCTTTCGGAGACTCGGTTCCGGGCGCGGGTGCCCGGCCAGGCGGACCACGAGGGCCGCAACCGGCAGGTCACCTGGTATTTTTTCCGCGTGGACGGGGCGCGCGGACGCGAAGTGTCCGTGACGCTGACGGACCTGCGCGGCGAGTACGACTACCGCCCCGGAGCGATCGGGATCGACGAGCGCACGCCGCCCTGGATGAGCACGGACGGTCGCGCCTGGACGCTCGTTCCGGGCTGGGAGGCGGACCGGGAGCGGGCGGAGGCCACGCTGAGCTTCACGGCTCCGGCGGATCGCGTGTGGGTGGCGCACCTCGAGCCGTATCCGTGGTCCCGGCTGGAGGCGTTTCTCGCGGAGATCCGCGGGCATCCCGAGCTTCGGACGGACGTCTTCGGGCGGTCGGTCGAAGGCCGGGAGCTTCATCTTCTGACGATCGGGCGGGGGCCGGCGGCGATCTGGCTCATGTGCCGCCAGCACGCGTGGGAGAGCGGAACGTCCTTTGTGGCCGAAGGGGCGGTCCGGTACCTGCTTTCCGCCGAAGCGCGCGAGGTCCGCGAGCGGGCGACGTTCCGGATCCTGCCGATGATGGATCCGGACGGGTGCGCCCGGGGCGGCGTGCGCTTCAACCGGCACGGCTTCGATCTCAACCGCAACTGGGACGTGGCCGATCCGGCGGATCCCGAATCGCGGCGGCTCATGCCGGAAATCTGCTCCGCCAAGGAAGCGATCCTCAAGGCGGGACCCTTCCGGCTTTTCCTGACGCTGCACAACCAGGAGGCGGGGGGGTGGATGAGCGGCTCCGAGCGGCATCGCGCCGTGGCGGAGCGCCTGGTGGAGGCCCTGCGGGGCCGCACGCCCCTGGACCGTTCCCCTCGGCCGCCGAGGGCCAGGCCGCCGCGCGGCCGGGCGTCGGTCGTGGATTTTCTCGAGGGCGAGCGGGGCCTTCCGGCCTTCATCCTGGAGCAGGGGGTGGCGTGGGATCCGACGCTCG
Proteins encoded:
- a CDS encoding M14-type cytosolic carboxypeptidase, yielding MKAALSAVWVLAGCASGITISSDFEGGSLGPVERLSETRFRARVPGQADHEGRNRQVTWYFFRVDGARGREVSVTLTDLRGEYDYRPGAIGIDERTPPWMSTDGRAWTLVPGWEADRERAEATLSFTAPADRVWVAHLEPYPWSRLEAFLAEIRGHPELRTDVFGRSVEGRELHLLTIGRGPAAIWLMCRQHAWESGTSFVAEGAVRYLLSAEAREVRERATFRILPMMDPDGCARGGVRFNRHGFDLNRNWDVADPADPESRRLMPEICSAKEAILKAGPFRLFLTLHNQEAGGWMSGSERHRAVAERLVEALRGRTPLDRSPRPPRARPPRGRASVVDFLEGERGLPAFILEQGVAWDPTLGRVPSSRDRLEFGRVLVRAMVEAAVD
- a CDS encoding PVC-type heme-binding CxxCH protein, which encodes MLHALGMALAALVPQDVPRPEALDARLEVRLVAAEPDLVTPTSLDVDARGRIWVIESNTHFPPKNYKGHPTDRILVFDDFGPDGRARRRSTFADGFRYGMSLMLRPDGDVFFATRWEILSLRDRDGDGAADERRVLVRLDTKGDYPHNGLCGFALDPEGRLIFGLGENLGVPYTLVGSDGKELTGGGEGGNVYRCRTDGSDLERLATGFWNPFHMTVDAFGRLFVVDNDPDSRPPCRLLYVVPGADFGYRFRNGRRGLHPFTSWNGELPGTLPMVAGTGEAPSGIVAYEAEAFPDDYRGALLVTSWGDHALERYRPEPRGASFSARTEPFVRGGENFRPVGIAVAPDGSLVVSDWVDKSYTLHGKGRIWRIRSREPRPPGLPAGDARGRIRAVRAAPDPAPFLEDADERVRAEAVRRLKGAEDRLREAALRDPSKHVRMHAVLGLRRPESARAVAPLLADEDPYLSAAAVEALSRLAAPDLLRELAADRDPKMRLGALLSMRRRGGPEFRAPDPKFLEDPDPAVRRAAVQWVGEEGLTELREAIAAAAARPPVTRDLFEAFLAAVGFLDARERAAADQAGPEFYLLKVLDAPRQAPELRALALRLLRPDHPRLATDRLKDFLRADAPILRLEAVRILAGRADPESQKLLRTVAGDPSRSEEERRQAIAGLAAAAAPGPEARDLLLSLLDDPRFEEDALATLAAWASDPPVRAAFERLAARGRHAEKIALALGREFPERPRTLEEWRRAASGSGDPARGERVFFHPKGPQCARCHQVNGRGGIVGPDLSIVGSALTRERLLDSILEPSKEVAPMFVLWRVLTRDGRVLDGRLLQEDPSGTLVLIDAQGRTTSIRASEIEERRPSQLSIMPENLQAAMTRQELRDLLAFLESLK